The following DNA comes from Streptomyces globosus.
ACCAGGTCCGGGCCCATGATCACGCCCGACCAGTCGTACTCGAAGCCCTGGGCGGTGTAGACGCAGCCGACCTGGCCGAAGCCCGCGGGATCAGTGGCCCAGAGCGGAGCCGGCGGTGCGCCCAGAAGGGATCGGTCCCCGTACAGGTTCCACGGCTTCGACCAGTCGCCGATGACCACGTCCGCGGGCAGCGTCGTCATCGCCGGAGTGATCTTGGTGGTCCACTTCCAGCAGTAGCTGGCGGAAAGCCGGGCGCCGTACCCCTGGGCACGCTTGTCGTCGAGGAAGTCCTCCAGTTCCTGCGGGCTGTCCACCGTCAGCAGCTGCACCTTGCCGTCCGGCTCCCACGCGATCGGTCCTTCACCCTCCAGGCCCAGGAGACTGGTCACCCAGAGCACGTACGCGTCGCTGCCTCCGCACCGGAACTGGCTGTCCAGCTCCACCAGTGTGAAGTCCACTTCCTGCTCTGCCGCGGCCCGCCTGATCTGCTCGACGGTGCCCATCTCGCCGGGTCGCACCACCTGGTGCTGGTCGAGGAGGAACACCGGGACCCGGGCCGCGTCGATCAGCTCCGCCACCTGTGGGCGCCCGGTGCGCAGGGCGGCCTTGGTGTAGCGGTTGGCGGAGGTCCTGCGGAGCCGGTGTGCCTCGTCGCACACGAGCACGTCGATGTCGTTCGGCTCGGCCTCCATGAAGCTGTTGAAGTAGCGGAACAGACGCTGGACCTCGGGCTTGCGTGCACCCGCGACCTTGCGCATGGTCTTCGTAAAAGACTGCGAGCCGGTGGCGTGGAGGGCAGACACACCGCGCCGGTACAGGTCGCCGAGTACGGACAGGGCGATCACGCTCTTGCCGGACCCGGGCCCACCGGTCACAACGACCACCTGCTTGCGGTTGGACCGGCGGGCCTTGCGGACCGCTGCCATCACCGTCTCGTAGGCGAGCCGCTGCTCGTCCAGCAGCACGAACTGTTCCCGGTCGCGGACCTCGTCGGCGGCCACGGCCATCAGCTGCCTGGACGGTCGCACCCTGGCCTGCAGGAGGTCGTCGGCGGCGGCAGTGCCCGGCTTGGCGGCCAGCCTCGAGCGCAGGTAGTCGAGGAACGCACCGCGCTGATCAGCGGTGTACATGCGACCGCGGTGGTCCTCTTCGACCTCGCGCAGCCCGGCGACCCTGACCTCGGCTGCATTGTGCAGGAAGGCCACTCCCGTGACGGAGCCGGGGTTCTGCTCGAGAGCCCCGTTGAACGAGACGAGGTAGTCGCAGTAGCCCCGTACCTGCTCGATGGGGTTCAGAACCGGCTCGCGGTAGGAGGGCACGCTGCACCGCAGCGGATCGCCGTCCACTGGTTGGGCCTCGGTCCACTGCTTGAGTTCCACGACGACGTACGACGGCTCGCCGGAAACCGGATGCACCCCGGCCAGTATCACGTCCGCGCGCTTGCTCGTCAGCGGCAGCCCGTACTCCAGCAGCATCTCGACCTCACCGAGACCCGCTTCGACCAG
Coding sequences within:
- a CDS encoding DUF2075 domain-containing protein, with product MLFRESAASLANRTRLEGRLAELLSENFLHRHGHKPHAAEVRSWERSIPALTHALVEAGLGEVEMLLEYGLPLTSKRADVILAGVHPVSGEPSYVVVELKQWTEAQPVDGDPLRCSVPSYREPVLNPIEQVRGYCDYLVSFNGALEQNPGSVTGVAFLHNAAEVRVAGLREVEEDHRGRMYTADQRGAFLDYLRSRLAAKPGTAAADDLLQARVRPSRQLMAVAADEVRDREQFVLLDEQRLAYETVMAAVRKARRSNRKQVVVVTGGPGSGKSVIALSVLGDLYRRGVSALHATGSQSFTKTMRKVAGARKPEVQRLFRYFNSFMEAEPNDIDVLVCDEAHRLRRTSANRYTKAALRTGRPQVAELIDAARVPVFLLDQHQVVRPGEMGTVEQIRRAAAEQEVDFTLVELDSQFRCGGSDAYVLWVTSLLGLEGEGPIAWEPDGKVQLLTVDSPQELEDFLDDKRAQGYGARLSASYCWKWTTKITPAMTTLPADVVIGDWSKPWNLYGDRSLLGAPPAPLWATDPAGFGQVGCVYTAQGFEYDWSGVIMGPDLVWRTDRWVVDRTASKDPSFTKATPDEDIDRLIRNTYKVLLTRGMIGTVVYSTDPETREKLRSLIP